The following proteins come from a genomic window of Lolium rigidum isolate FL_2022 chromosome 5, APGP_CSIRO_Lrig_0.1, whole genome shotgun sequence:
- the LOC124652693 gene encoding wall-associated receptor kinase 2-like: MTPAAALMALLLQLSFLAAAAAQVNGSTASCPSSCGNVSVPYPFGIGPDPVCYLPGFNLTCDRTRGQERLLIGGSGATLEVMEISLANSTVRVMDTAGAVTITNQATAPGTVDAKGAWSGLGAGALEGPFVVSPTRNRFLVTGCNVQGTLLGEGGNLIVGCSSFCAITDNFGRATTRSPENVAACAGDGCCETPIPIGRPSYAVGLTPLDKEQEMDQVVPIEVRVAEAGWFEGASAALLNYSSRATSRRMAIPVVLEWAVKSVPLVFMATTTPGCPEDAATSLCRSSLSSCSNVSGNYRSGYVCRCQVGYQGNPYIINGCQDVDECALPDTCSGGECRNTPGNYTCHCPRGSRGNPHIKDGCVKTSLGLSAGIGIGSGAGLLLLVLGAIFAIRKLKHHRAKVLKHKFFRENRGHLLQQLVSQKADIAERMIIPLVELEKATNNFDKAREIAGGGHGMVYKGIMSDQHVVAIKKSKVTIRREIDEFINEVAILSQINHVNVVKLFGCCLETEVPLLVYEFISNGTLYDHLHVEEPKASLPWVDRLRIATETARALAYLHLAVAVPIVHRDVKSQNILLDGTLIAKVSDFGASRCIPVDQTGDDTAIQGTFGYLDPMYFYAGQLTEQSDVYSFGVLLMELLTRKKPCSYRSSEEKSLVACFTALLAEGDLISLLDPQVMVEGCKKVEEIAMLAAACVRMEGAQRPTMRQVEMKLESLRVPHESIVMCDMDAPSHAVIDITGTKEEVSRQYSLEEEYVLSSRYPR; this comes from the exons ATGACTCCGGCGGCCGCGCTGATGGCGTTGCTGTTGCAGCTCAGCTtcttggccgcggcggcggctcaGGTCAACGGATCTACGGCGAGCTGCCCGAGCAGCTGCGGCAACGTGAGCGTGCCGTACCCGTTCGGCATCGGCCCAGACCCAGTGTGCTACTTGCCGGGCTTCAACCTCACCTGCGACCGGACGCGCGGCCAGGAGCGGCTgctcatcggcggcagcggcgccacCCTCGAAGTGATGGAGATCTCGCTCGCCAACTCCACGGTGCGCGTCATGGACACCGCGGGCGCCGTGACCATCACCAACCAGGCGACCGCCCCGGGCACGGTGGATGCCAAAGGCGCGTGGAGCGGCCTTGGCGCCGGTGCCCTCGAAGGCCCGTTCGTGGTGTCGCCGACGCGCAACCGGTTCCTAGTCACGGGGTGCAACGTGCAGGGCACTCTGCTCGGGGAGGGCGGCAACCTTATCGTCGGCTGCTCCTCCTTCTGCGCCATCACCGACAATTTTGGTAGGGCCACAACGAGATCCCCCGAGAACGTCGCCGCGTGCGCCGGTGACGGCTGCTGCGAGACGCCCATCCCCATCGGCCGCCCCTCCTACGCCGTGGGGCTCACGCCGCTGGACAAGGAACAGGAGATGGACCAGGTGGTGCCAATCGAGGTGCGCGTCGCCGAGGCGGGATGGTTCGAGGGTGCCTCCGCCGCGCTGCTCAACTACTCCTCCCGTGCCACGTCGCGCCGGATGGCGATTCCCGTGGTCCTGGAGTGGGCGGTGAAGTCCGTGCCGCTCGTGTTCATGGCAACGACGACGCCGGGCTGCCCCGAGGACGCGGCGACGAGCTTGTGCCGGAGCAGCCTCAGCTCATGTTCCAACGTGAGCGGCAACTACCGGAGCGGCTACGTGTGCCGGTGCCAGGTCGGGTACCAGGGCAACCCGTACATCATAAACGGATGCCAAGACGTCGACGAGTGCGCGCTGCCCGACACTTGCTCCGGCGGCGAGTGCAGGAACACGCCCGGGAACTACACATGCCACTGTCCGCGCGGCTCCCGTGGCAATCCCCACATCAAAGATGGCTGCGTCAAAACATCCCTAG GTTTGAGTGCCGGCATAGGAATAGGCAGTGGTGCTGGCCTCCTGCTCCTGGTCCTCGGTGCCATTTTTGCGATCCGGAAGCTGAAGCATCACAGGGCAAAGGTATTGAAACACAAATTCTTCAGGGAAAACAGGGGACACCTGCTGCAGCAGCTGGTGTCGCAGAAGGCGGACATCGCCGAGAGGATGATCATCCCCTTGGTGGAGCTGGAGAAGGCCACCAACAACTTCGACAAGGCCCGCGAGATCGCCGGCGGAGGCCACGGCATGGTTTACAAAGGGATCATGTCCGATCAGCACGTCGTGGCCATCAAGAAGTCCAAGGTCACGATCCGGAGGGAGATCGATGAGTTCATCAACGAGGTGGCAATCCTCTCCCAAATTAACCATGTGAACGTGGTGAAGCTCTTCGGGTGCTGCTTGGAGACAGAGGTACCGTTGCTGGTGTATGAGTTCATCTCCAATGGAACCCTTTATGATCATCTTCATGTCGAAGAGCCTAAAGCATCATTGCCATGGGTGGATAGACTCAGAATTGCTACGGAGACCGCGAGAGCCCTCGCATACCTTCACTTGGCCGTGGCAGTCCCTATAGTCCACCGAGATGTCAAGTCTCAGAACATTCTGTTAGATGGCACTCTCATAGCGAAGGTGTCGGACTTTGGAGCTTCGAGGTGCATCCCGGTCGATCAAACGGGGGACGATACCGCCATCCAAGGGACATTCGGGTACCTAGATCCCATGTACTTCTACGCGGGACAGCTCACTGAGCAGAGCGATGTTTATAGCTTCGGTGTTCTCCTCATGGAACTGCTCACAAGGAAAAAACCATGCTCCTATCGTTCGTCTGAGGAGAAAAGCCTAGTTGCATGTTTCACCGCTTTGCTCGCAGAAGGTGACCTCATCAGTCTGCTCGATCCTCAGGTCATGGTGGAAGGATGCAAGAAGGTTGAAGAAATAGCTATGTTGGCAGCAGCATGCGTGAGGATGGAAGGTGCCCAACGGCCGACCATGAGACAGGTGGAGATGAAACTCGAGAGCCTTCGAGTACCCCATGAAAGTATAGTTATGTGCGACATGGATGCACCAAGTCATGCAGTGATCGATATTACAGGTACGAAGGAGGAGGTGAGTAGACAATATAGCTTGGAAGAAGAGTATGTGTTATCATCAAGATACCCACGGTAG